Sequence from the Natronomonas marina genome:
GTCATGCTGCGTGCGCCGTTCCTGCTCTCGAAACTCGTGATGCCGCACGTCCGGGCGACCGAGGACGGCGTCGGCGCCATCGGCAACATGTCGTCGGTCCACGGCCACTACGCCACGCGGGACAAGCCGGCCTACATCACCGCGAAGCACGGCCTCAACGGACTGACGCGGGCCATCGCCGCGGAGGGCGACGGGACGCTGCGCGGCTTCTCGATCAGCGCCGGCTACGTGCTGACGCCGCTGATGGCCGACCAGATAGCCGACACCGCCGAGGAGCGCGGTATCACCGAAGACGAGGTCGTCGAGGACGTCATGCTAGGGCAGGCCCGCACGAAGGAACTGATGATGCCCGTCGAGGTGGCCAACCTCTTCGTGTTCGGCTTCTCCTCGCACGCCAGACACCTCAACGGCGGCGACCTGCTGTTCGACGGCGGCTACACCAAGACCTACGAGTAGCGTCGGAGGTCCACGCCGCCGACGCCAACGGCTTTGTGCCGGCGGCCCCTCCTCGTACTATGCCCACGAAGGCCGTCGACTTCTCGCTGCCGAACGTCGCCGCCGGGCCGGACCCGTACACGCTCGCCGAGCGCCCCGACGACGTGGCGTTCGTCGTCCTGTACCTCCAGCGGGACTACCACTGTACGAACTGCCGAAAGCAGGTGCAGGCGCTGGCCGACCACGTCGAGGCGTTCCGCGAGCGGGCCGCCGAGGTGGTCTCGGTGCTCCCCGAACCCGTCGAGCAGGCGGCCGAGTGGCAGGAGCAGTACGACCTGCCGTACCCACTTCTCGCCGATCCCGAGGCGGAAGTCGGCGACGCCTACGACCAGCCGGTCCGGTTCGGCCTGCTGGGGAAACTGAGCGACTTCTTCGGCCGGATGCCGGAGGTGGTCGTCGTCGACCGTCGGGGTGAGGTGCCCGAAATCGCCTGGAGCTACGCGGGACGCTCGACGTTCGACCGACCGGAGGTCGAGGAGGTGCTCGCGGCGCTGGACGAGTTGCGGGCGGGCAACTGAGCGCGAGCGCCGGCGACGACGGCCGTCGGGAGGACCCGCAACCGGCGGCGTCGACGGCAGCCGCCGACCACCGAAGCTAACTACCGCCTGCGCGATGTGGTCCGCATGGAACTGGAGGCCTACTGGGGGGTCGGGCCGAA
This genomic interval carries:
- a CDS encoding SDR family oxidoreductase, with protein sequence MSSEPDASDGELSPPPITEERVLTLDDERFTTDNVAVVTGAASGIGRATAIALAVNGLTVVGLDVDEAGLDGTVERVEELDADGRAVAAAADLTDDGETEAAIEAASEEGQIRYLANIAGMQHIASLAEFPMDVYDTMSGVMLRAPFLLSKLVMPHVRATEDGVGAIGNMSSVHGHYATRDKPAYITAKHGLNGLTRAIAAEGDGTLRGFSISAGYVLTPLMADQIADTAEERGITEDEVVEDVMLGQARTKELMMPVEVANLFVFGFSSHARHLNGGDLLFDGGYTKTYE
- a CDS encoding peroxiredoxin family protein; this encodes MPTKAVDFSLPNVAAGPDPYTLAERPDDVAFVVLYLQRDYHCTNCRKQVQALADHVEAFRERAAEVVSVLPEPVEQAAEWQEQYDLPYPLLADPEAEVGDAYDQPVRFGLLGKLSDFFGRMPEVVVVDRRGEVPEIAWSYAGRSTFDRPEVEEVLAALDELRAGN